Within Candidatus Binataceae bacterium, the genomic segment CACCATCATTTATAGAGTTTAATCTATCTGGACAAAAACGTCGTCGGCTTCGACTTTGACCGCGTAGGTCTTGATTGGGCGGACGGCGGGCGGACCCAGCGCGCGGCCGGTGCGGATATCGAAGGCCGAGCCGTGATAAGGACACTCGACGCTGCATTCCTCGAGATCGATATCACCCGC encodes:
- a CDS encoding bifunctional 3-phenylpropionate/cinnamic acid dioxygenase ferredoxin subunit, coding for MPLLKACTIDQLKPGEALRLNLTPTIALYRLDDGFYATEDTCSHAQASLAAGDIDLEECSVECPYHGSAFDIRTGRALGPPAVRPIKTYAVKVEADDVFVQID